From Candidatus Krumholzibacteriia bacterium:
GAACTCGACCGGCCCGATGCGGCCCTGGAGGAGCTGCGCGCCATGCCCCCCTCGGTCGCTCGCTGGGCCACCGAGGGCGAGATCCAGCTCGACGTGTACGATCGCCCGGACTCGGCGGTCACGCTGCTCACGCGGGCCGCTCGGGAGGTCCCGAACGATTCGGCCGTGGCGTTGCTGCTCGGACGATCGCTGCTCGCCGCCGGGGAGCCCGGTCCTGCGGCGTCGATCCTTCGTCCGCTGGCCGCGCGTCCGCGACCCTACGCCGGCAGCCGGTCGGTGCTCGCCGAAGCGTTCGATCGTCTGGGGCGGGTGGCCGCGGCCGACAGCCTGCGCGCTATCGTGCAGGAACGCGACCGCGCCGTTCAGCGAGAGCGTCTGCGTGCCGAGGGCCTGCGGCTGAGCATGGCCGGAGACCTCGTCGCTGCCCTGGAGACCTTCGACCGGGCCCTGGCGATCGCTCCCGGCGACGGCGAGCTGTACCACGACCGCGGGGTCGTGCTCGCGCGCATGCAGGAGTGGGAGCAGGCGCGGAAGGCCCTCGAGACCGCCGCGCGCCTGCGGCCGGACGACCCTTCGGTGCTCGTCAATCTGGCACGCCTGCACGACCGCACGGGCAATGCGGCGGCAAGCGACTCCGTGCTCGCCCGCGCCGAGGCCCTGCGACGCGAGTGAGTGCGCCCGCGTCGACCCGGCCCGATCCGGCCCGGGCCGATGGACAAGCACGGAGCTTGCCTGCAAACTCGATCGGACTCACCGCGGATTCCCCGACCCCAGTGGACGCCCATGCATCGATTCCTGGAGATCCTCCGTGAAGGACCCGTCCTGTTCGACGGGGCGATCGGTACGGAGTTCTATCGGCGAGGGGTCTACCTCACGAACAACTTCGAAGAGCTCAACCTCTCGCGGGCCCATCTCGTACGGAGCGTCCACGCCGAGTACGTGAAGTCCGGCGCGCAGATCATCACGACCAACAGCTATGGCGCGCATCCGGTGCGGCTGACCCGCGCGGGGTTGGCCGATCGGGCCGGGGAGATCGCGCTCCGAGCCGCCGAGATCGCCCGCGACGCGGCCGGCGAATCCGTCTGGGTGGCGGGTTCGGTCGGTCCGTCCGGTGCCGAGGGGGCGAGGATCCTCGGTCCCGGGGCATCCGAGGTGCGCGAGGGTTTCCGCATGGTCATGGACGCGCTGATCGCCGGGGGGGGCGACCTCCTGCTCCTCGAGACCTTCACCCACCTGGCGGAGATGCAACTCGCCCTGGGCGTGGCCAGGGAGGCACACCCCGACGTGCCGGTGATCGCCACCATGCGCTTCGAACCCAACGAGATGCTGCTCGACGGCAGCGAACCCGAGGCCGTGGCCGACGCGCTCCTGGAATGGGGAGCCGACGTGATCGGCGCGAATTGCGGCGAGGGTCCCGAGCTCGTCTTCCACGTCGCCCGGCGCATGCTCGGCGAGGGGCGACTGGTGATCGCCCAGCCGAACGCCGGTTCGCCGTCGAGCATCGACGGACGCAGCGTGTACGTGGGCAACCCCGAGTACTTCGGTGTCTACGGAAAGCGCATGCTGAAGAGCGGGATCCGCTCGGTGGGTGGCTGCTGTGGGACGACCCCCGCGCACATCCACAGCATGCGCGGGGCGGTGCGCATGATGGGCGGCGCCCACGCGGCCCGCCGCGTTCCCGCGGAGGTTCACGCCGAGGTCGTCGAGCCCGATGTCGATCGCGGTCATCGTCCGGGCCCCGGCGAGCGCAGCGAGTTCGCCCGCCGGATGGCCGCGGGTAAGTTCGTGGTGAGTGTGGAGGTGAATCCGCCCCTCGGGCTCGACCCCGGCCCGTGCATCGAGGCGGCGCGGGCGCT
This genomic window contains:
- a CDS encoding tetratricopeptide repeat protein, which produces MSSHRLLYVLLSIVLVLGCGRERDDPRQPEPDPGTRAEAETDVVESRLQMARALLEEGQVASALEQLRRLGEDPSQRVGAGRVPAWTDDIVERLIRRGALDAADSLLRRIGPLEERSVRQQILTANMQVLAGEVDQAVATYRSIDPDDPESQVQVLHELATLHLRRGDPGAALDRGREALSLAPERGPLRILVARALVELDRPDAALEELRAMPPSVARWATEGEIQLDVYDRPDSAVTLLTRAAREVPNDSAVALLLGRSLLAAGEPGPAASILRPLAARPRPYAGSRSVLAEAFDRLGRVAAADSLRAIVQERDRAVQRERLRAEGLRLSMAGDLVAALETFDRALAIAPGDGELYHDRGVVLARMQEWEQARKALETAARLRPDDPSVLVNLARLHDRTGNAAASDSVLARAEALRRE
- a CDS encoding bifunctional homocysteine S-methyltransferase/methylenetetrahydrofolate reductase is translated as MHRFLEILREGPVLFDGAIGTEFYRRGVYLTNNFEELNLSRAHLVRSVHAEYVKSGAQIITTNSYGAHPVRLTRAGLADRAGEIALRAAEIARDAAGESVWVAGSVGPSGAEGARILGPGASEVREGFRMVMDALIAGGGDLLLLETFTHLAEMQLALGVAREAHPDVPVIATMRFEPNEMLLDGSEPEAVADALLEWGADVIGANCGEGPELVFHVARRMLGEGRLVIAQPNAGSPSSIDGRSVYVGNPEYFGVYGKRMLKSGIRSVGGCCGTTPAHIHSMRGAVRMMGGAHAARRVPAEVHAEVVEPDVDRGHRPGPGERSEFARRMAAGKFVVSVEVNPPLGLDPGPCIEAARALKAAGVDVINTADGPRASVRMSNLSSAVRVQQETGMEVLLHMCTRDRNLLALQADLLGAHVLGIRNLVVITGDPPKMGDYPDATAVYDLDSIDLLKWIDGYNHGVDPTGRAIDAPTRFHVATGAEPGALDYDRELRRLERKVANGADLVMTQPVYDPRVMERFLDDVAHLEVPVLMGLLPLASHRNAEFLHANVPGMNIPDDVRARMKSAGGGDGGRAEGVRIAQDALLALRDRVQGAYIMPPFGRYQMAIDLLSCLGEDWKVVPSTA